Proteins encoded within one genomic window of Desulfonatronospira thiodismutans ASO3-1:
- a CDS encoding FumA C-terminus/TtdB family hydratase beta subunit, with protein MSREIKLSTPLQEEDVLHLRTGDKVLLSGHIYTARDAAHKRLLQDLDQGIEPPFNLQGAVVYYVGPTPAPPGRVIGSAGPTTSSRMDAYTPRMHQLGVRATIGKGRRSQEVRRVLQEQKAVYLGATGGAGALLSRCITGSRVLAFEELGTEAIRELEVLDFPLLVVNDAFGGELYVTAGQ; from the coding sequence GTGAGTCGGGAGATCAAATTGAGTACACCCCTGCAGGAAGAGGATGTCTTACACCTGAGAACCGGGGACAAGGTTCTTTTAAGCGGGCATATCTATACCGCCAGGGATGCAGCCCACAAAAGGCTTTTACAGGATCTGGACCAGGGTATTGAGCCCCCCTTTAATCTCCAGGGGGCTGTTGTATATTATGTTGGCCCCACTCCGGCCCCTCCCGGGCGGGTGATCGGATCTGCCGGTCCCACCACCAGTTCCCGTATGGATGCCTACACACCTCGCATGCACCAGCTGGGGGTCAGGGCCACCATCGGCAAGGGCCGCAGGAGCCAGGAGGTAAGGAGGGTACTGCAGGAGCAAAAGGCAGTCTACCTGGGGGCCACCGGCGGGGCCGGGGCACTCTTGTCCAGGTGTATTACCGGTTCCCGGGTGCTGGCCTTCGAGGAACTGGGCACAGAAGCCATCCGGGAACTGGAGGTCCTGGATTTTCCCCTCCTGGTGGTCAATGATGCCTTTGGCGGGGAACTTTACGTCACCGCCGGGCAGTAA
- a CDS encoding pyridoxamine 5'-phosphate oxidase family protein — translation MLETIKEIIHQNDLAVLATSHEDRPHCSLMAYVPDSDCTRIYLLTLKDSRKFANISRNPYVSLLVDTRDPHEPRKDYKALTISGTCAPADTTEQEKLRQDMVKQHPQLKELADKPDCVLLVVNINSFLLLDGVSTAHYIELDDQTAR, via the coding sequence ATGCTGGAAACAATCAAGGAAATAATACACCAAAACGACCTGGCGGTACTGGCCACTTCCCACGAAGACAGGCCCCACTGTTCACTTATGGCCTATGTGCCTGACAGTGACTGCACAAGGATCTACCTGCTCACCCTGAAAGATTCCAGAAAATTTGCCAATATCAGCCGCAATCCTTACGTGAGCCTTTTGGTGGATACCAGGGATCCCCATGAGCCCAGGAAAGACTACAAGGCCCTGACCATAAGCGGGACCTGTGCTCCAGCGGACACCACGGAGCAGGAAAAACTAAGGCAGGACATGGTGAAACAGCATCCACAGCTCAAGGAGCTTGCAGATAAACCGGACTGCGTGCTTTTAGTGGTAAATATAAATTCCTTTCTCTTGCTGGACGGGGTGTCTACGGCTCATTATATTGAACTCGATGATCAAACGGCCAGGTAA
- a CDS encoding molybdenum cofactor biosynthesis protein MoaE, which translates to MDISKAIAELKKEEGFTENVGMVLVHNGVVRAWSRKDRSLVKKIEVTPDHDRVEAIRQRYEKSQGIFRIVVQANSGILEPGDDLLFIIVAGDIRENVKPVLSDILDEIKKEAISKKEMS; encoded by the coding sequence ATGGATATTTCAAAGGCCATAGCAGAGCTTAAGAAAGAAGAAGGTTTTACGGAAAACGTAGGCATGGTGCTTGTTCACAACGGGGTTGTGCGGGCCTGGTCCAGAAAGGACCGTTCCCTGGTGAAAAAAATTGAGGTTACTCCTGATCATGACAGGGTCGAGGCCATCAGGCAGCGTTACGAAAAAAGCCAGGGGATTTTCAGGATAGTGGTCCAGGCCAACTCAGGTATCCTGGAGCCTGGAGATGACTTGCTTTTTATAATAGTGGCCGGGGATATACGTGAAAACGTCAAGCCGGTACTTTCGGATATACTCGATGAAATCAAAAAAGAAGCCATATCCAAAAAAGAGATGTCCTGA
- a CDS encoding NAD(P)H-dependent flavin oxidoreductase has protein sequence MDFPELRFKDLVARVPIIQGGMGVGISLSGLSSAVASQGGIGVISAAMIGMNEPDIAKKPEEANIRALQKEIRKARENSSGILGVNIMVALSNFAELVKTSIKEGVDIIFAGAGLPFDLPQYQTPESRTKLVPIISSARAARIMCKKWLSRFNYLPDGLVVEGPLAGGHLGFKKEQLDLPEFKLENLVQEVVAEVRPFEEEHGQTIPVIAAGGIYSGEDICRFLRLGASGVQLGTRFVATHECDADMAFKQSFIDCTEEDLMIIKSPVGMPGRAVRNEFLEDVEQGGRQPFKCVYHCIVTCDYKKTPYCIASALANAKKGKLHRGFAFAGQTAHRIKELTSVEELINSLRREYVEACS, from the coding sequence ATGGATTTTCCAGAATTAAGATTTAAAGACCTGGTAGCCAGGGTGCCCATTATCCAGGGGGGTATGGGAGTAGGCATCTCTTTATCCGGACTGTCTTCGGCCGTTGCCAGTCAGGGTGGAATCGGGGTTATTTCAGCGGCCATGATCGGCATGAATGAACCTGATATTGCTAAAAAACCTGAAGAGGCCAACATAAGGGCCCTGCAAAAAGAGATAAGAAAGGCCAGGGAAAACTCTTCCGGTATCCTGGGCGTGAATATAATGGTGGCCCTGAGTAATTTCGCCGAACTGGTGAAAACCTCCATCAAGGAGGGGGTGGACATTATCTTCGCCGGGGCCGGTCTGCCTTTTGACCTGCCCCAGTATCAGACTCCTGAATCCAGGACAAAGCTGGTGCCCATAATTTCTTCGGCCCGGGCGGCCAGGATCATGTGTAAAAAATGGCTTTCGCGCTTTAATTACCTCCCGGACGGCCTCGTGGTAGAAGGCCCACTGGCAGGGGGGCATCTGGGCTTTAAGAAGGAACAGCTGGATCTACCGGAGTTTAAGCTGGAAAACCTGGTACAGGAGGTTGTGGCGGAAGTCAGGCCCTTTGAGGAGGAGCACGGCCAGACCATCCCTGTTATTGCTGCCGGGGGGATATATTCCGGAGAGGATATCTGCCGGTTCCTGCGCCTTGGAGCATCGGGGGTGCAGCTTGGGACCCGTTTCGTGGCTACCCATGAGTGCGACGCGGACATGGCCTTCAAGCAGTCCTTTATTGACTGCACTGAAGAAGACCTGATGATAATCAAGAGTCCCGTGGGCATGCCCGGCAGGGCCGTACGCAACGAGTTTCTTGAAGATGTAGAGCAGGGCGGCAGACAGCCCTTCAAGTGCGTCTATCATTGCATAGTCACTTGCGACTACAAGAAAACCCCCTACTGCATAGCCTCTGCTCTGGCCAATGCCAAAAAGGGAAAGCTGCACCGGGGATTTGCTTTTGCGGGCCAGACCGCTCACAGAATCAAGGAACTTACTTCCGTTGAGGAACTTATTAATTCTTTACGCCGGGAATACGTGGAGGCCTGCTCATAA
- the typA gene encoding translational GTPase TypA — translation MKEIRQNDSIRNIAIIAHVDHGKTTLVDGMFRQSGVFRQGLEVEERIMDSMDLERERGITISAKNCAVMWKGVKINIIDTPGHADFGGEVERSLSMADGAVLLVDASEGPLPQTRFVLKKTLEAGLKIIVAINKIDRKDARPAEVLDEIYDLFIDLDAGEEQLDFPVIYCMALDGIARKDFHEDSDNLDILFDTILDFIPPPSFEPDKPFQMLVSDLGYSDYVGRLAVGRVFNGRARQSDQLVRLGPEGSQDMLRVTKLQTYAGQELVEISEIQAGDIAVISGIEEVHIGDTICTRDNPMAMQRITVDEPTVSMKFSINTSPMAGKEGKYVQSSKIWERLQKETLSNVAIQVEKTRDKDSFVVKGRGEFQMAILIETMRREGFELSVGRPQVIIRYQGDKKLEPMEHLFIDCDEAFMGVVTEKLSLRKGRMTNLVNHDTGRIRIEFTVPSRGLIGYRDEFLTDTKGTGIMNSYFTGYQEYRGDFPSRFMGSLVADRPGTAVPYALSNLKARGNLFITPGTQVYEGMVVGEHNREHDLNVNVCKEKKLSNVRAAGKDDAIVLPPVLPMTLERALHFIREDELVEVTPVSIRLRKTILSASQRHSARPKD, via the coding sequence ATGAAAGAAATCAGGCAGAATGATTCCATCCGGAATATCGCCATTATAGCCCACGTGGACCACGGCAAGACCACCCTGGTGGACGGGATGTTCAGGCAAAGCGGGGTGTTCAGACAGGGACTGGAGGTGGAGGAAAGGATAATGGACTCCATGGACCTGGAGCGGGAAAGAGGCATCACCATCTCGGCCAAGAACTGCGCGGTTATGTGGAAGGGGGTCAAGATAAACATCATCGACACCCCGGGCCACGCCGATTTCGGGGGAGAAGTGGAGCGCTCCCTGTCCATGGCTGACGGCGCGGTGCTTCTGGTGGATGCTTCGGAAGGCCCTCTGCCACAGACCAGGTTTGTTTTGAAAAAGACCCTGGAGGCCGGACTGAAGATCATCGTGGCCATCAACAAGATCGACCGCAAGGACGCCCGCCCTGCCGAGGTCCTGGATGAAATCTACGACCTTTTCATCGATCTTGACGCTGGTGAAGAACAGCTGGATTTTCCTGTAATTTACTGTATGGCCCTGGACGGCATAGCCAGAAAAGATTTTCATGAAGACTCGGACAACCTGGATATTTTATTTGATACTATCCTGGATTTTATTCCGCCTCCATCTTTTGAACCGGACAAGCCGTTTCAGATGCTGGTGTCCGATCTGGGGTACTCGGATTACGTGGGGAGGCTTGCCGTGGGCAGGGTGTTCAACGGCAGGGCCAGGCAGAGCGATCAACTGGTTCGCCTGGGACCGGAAGGCAGCCAGGACATGTTGCGGGTGACCAAACTGCAGACCTATGCCGGGCAGGAACTGGTGGAAATAAGCGAGATACAGGCCGGGGACATAGCCGTTATATCCGGTATTGAAGAGGTGCATATCGGAGATACCATATGCACCCGGGATAACCCCATGGCCATGCAGAGAATCACCGTGGACGAACCTACTGTGTCCATGAAATTTTCCATCAATACCTCCCCCATGGCCGGTAAAGAGGGCAAATATGTCCAGTCCAGCAAGATCTGGGAGCGTTTGCAAAAAGAGACTCTGAGCAACGTGGCCATCCAGGTGGAAAAGACACGGGACAAGGACAGCTTTGTGGTCAAGGGCAGGGGTGAGTTCCAGATGGCCATCCTTATTGAGACCATGCGCAGGGAAGGATTCGAACTAAGCGTGGGCCGGCCTCAGGTCATAATCAGATACCAGGGGGATAAAAAGCTGGAGCCCATGGAGCACCTTTTCATAGACTGCGACGAGGCCTTCATGGGGGTGGTCACGGAAAAGCTGTCCCTGCGCAAGGGACGCATGACCAACCTGGTCAATCACGATACCGGGCGGATACGAATAGAGTTTACCGTACCCTCCAGGGGGCTCATCGGCTACCGGGACGAGTTCCTGACGGACACCAAGGGCACCGGCATAATGAATTCCTATTTTACCGGATACCAGGAATACCGCGGGGATTTTCCCAGCAGGTTCATGGGGTCCCTGGTGGCGGACCGGCCGGGTACAGCAGTGCCTTATGCCCTGTCCAATCTCAAGGCCAGGGGCAACCTGTTCATTACACCAGGCACCCAGGTTTACGAAGGCATGGTGGTGGGGGAACACAACCGCGAGCATGATTTAAACGTCAATGTATGCAAGGAAAAAAAGCTGTCCAATGTCCGGGCCGCCGGCAAGGACGATGCCATTGTCCTGCCCCCGGTACTGCCCATGACCCTGGAGCGGGCCCTGCATTTCATCCGCGAGGACGAACTGGTGGAAGTCACTCCCGTATCCATCCGCCTGCGAAAGACCATTCTTTCGGCTTCACAGAGACACAGTGCCCGGCCAAAAGATTAA
- a CDS encoding molybdopterin-containing oxidoreductase family protein, with the protein MIIHTVCRFCSACCPVEARVESGRLISAQRKSFLPPAERINCPRLMRAPEIVYSRKRLSSPLIREGKKGAARFRDAGWDEALDLVASKFLQHRDVSGPESIAWLRGMAADWGAPWDYAQRLMNAFGSPNSIGNGSVCHVAREMAHFYTYGAMTMPGIKDSSCVLVWGKNDRNTMPGAFEALLHARQNGAGLIVVDPVRTPAAAMADIHLQVKPAHDGMLAMAMMHEIINSDLHNKNFIRDYTLGFDALARAVQNYPPHEVAPFAGLDARDIIKAARMYARSSPACIVDGNGLDMQLHTFQATRAVAMLRAITGNLDIAGGDIIPQPPRVHNIQLRDRLSPDTYPVTRDYSLFGSFHPNWGLHAQSCLVDAMLDQTPYPVNMVVVQSGNPLATMADSTRVQKAFESLDFMVVIDPFFTRTAELANVILPASMCFEKTQLNRASLRTSPVILQDRAIEPLPGTRPDWKIIFALAEKLGLKKEFPWEDVQEAIDFQLEPSGITVEELRNSPQGIRDGEQVFEKYRSKGFNTPSGKVEFFSDRLEQNGHDPVPYQHGRRENPISFSSHAGHALVGMSGERENRFTHTQFHHVDKLLKTGEKPTVDLHEQDAGSLGITAGEMVRVHTPRGSIKMQAGVTDRVRPGHVIIAWGWGEVHQDYNLNLLTDDHHRDPVTSTPSNRSFMCSLEKLRD; encoded by the coding sequence ATGATAATACATACCGTATGCCGTTTCTGTTCCGCCTGTTGCCCGGTGGAGGCCCGGGTGGAATCCGGCAGGCTGATTTCGGCCCAAAGGAAATCCTTTCTTCCCCCTGCCGAAAGGATTAACTGCCCCAGGCTCATGCGGGCCCCGGAGATAGTATATTCCAGAAAACGTTTGAGCTCCCCTCTTATCCGCGAAGGAAAAAAGGGAGCGGCAAGGTTCCGGGATGCCGGCTGGGACGAGGCCCTGGACCTGGTGGCCTCAAAATTTTTGCAGCACCGGGATGTTTCAGGCCCGGAAAGCATTGCCTGGCTCAGGGGCATGGCAGCTGACTGGGGGGCACCCTGGGATTACGCCCAGAGGCTCATGAACGCCTTTGGTTCTCCCAACAGCATAGGCAATGGCTCGGTCTGCCACGTGGCCCGGGAAATGGCTCACTTTTACACCTACGGGGCCATGACCATGCCCGGCATCAAGGATTCCAGCTGTGTCCTGGTCTGGGGCAAAAACGACCGCAACACCATGCCCGGGGCCTTCGAAGCCCTGCTGCATGCCCGCCAAAACGGGGCCGGACTCATAGTAGTGGACCCAGTGCGCACTCCGGCGGCGGCCATGGCGGATATCCACCTGCAGGTCAAACCGGCCCACGACGGTATGCTGGCCATGGCCATGATGCACGAGATCATCAACAGTGATCTGCACAATAAGAACTTCATCCGCGACTATACCCTGGGCTTTGATGCACTGGCCCGGGCAGTACAGAATTATCCCCCGCACGAGGTAGCCCCCTTTGCCGGACTGGATGCCCGGGACATTATAAAGGCGGCCCGCATGTATGCCCGCTCTTCCCCTGCCTGCATCGTGGACGGCAACGGCCTGGACATGCAGCTGCATACTTTTCAGGCCACCCGGGCGGTGGCCATGCTGCGGGCCATAACCGGCAACCTGGACATTGCCGGCGGGGATATCATCCCCCAGCCCCCCAGGGTACACAATATCCAGCTGCGGGACAGGCTTTCCCCGGATACTTATCCGGTCACCAGGGACTACAGTCTGTTTGGCAGCTTCCACCCCAACTGGGGACTGCATGCCCAGTCCTGCCTGGTGGACGCCATGCTGGACCAGACACCCTACCCTGTAAACATGGTGGTGGTCCAGTCCGGCAATCCCCTTGCAACCATGGCTGACTCCACCAGAGTACAAAAGGCCTTTGAAAGCCTGGACTTCATGGTGGTTATAGATCCTTTTTTCACCCGCACGGCGGAGCTTGCCAACGTTATCCTGCCGGCAAGCATGTGTTTTGAAAAGACCCAGCTAAACCGGGCATCCCTTCGTACCAGCCCGGTCATCCTGCAGGACCGGGCCATAGAACCTCTCCCCGGGACCCGGCCGGACTGGAAGATAATATTTGCGCTGGCTGAAAAACTGGGCCTGAAAAAAGAATTTCCCTGGGAAGATGTACAGGAGGCCATAGATTTTCAGCTTGAACCAAGCGGCATCACTGTAGAGGAGCTTAGAAACTCACCTCAAGGCATCCGCGACGGGGAACAGGTCTTTGAAAAATACCGCTCAAAGGGATTCAACACGCCCTCGGGCAAAGTGGAGTTTTTCTCTGACAGGCTGGAGCAAAACGGACATGACCCGGTACCCTACCAGCATGGACGCCGGGAGAACCCCATCAGCTTCTCCAGCCATGCAGGTCATGCTCTGGTGGGCATGAGCGGAGAACGGGAAAACCGTTTTACGCACACCCAGTTTCACCATGTGGACAAGCTTTTAAAGACCGGGGAAAAACCAACTGTGGACCTGCATGAGCAGGATGCCGGCAGTCTGGGCATCACAGCCGGGGAGATGGTCCGGGTGCATACCCCCAGGGGAAGCATAAAAATGCAGGCCGGGGTCACGGACAGGGTACGCCCAGGCCACGTAATTATCGCCTGGGGCTGGGGAGAGGTGCATCAGGATTATAATTTAAACCTGCTGACAGATGACCATCACCGGGACCCTGTCACCAGCACCCCTTCCAATCGAAGCTTCATGTGCAGCCTGGAAAAACTCCGGGATTAA
- a CDS encoding methyltransferase domain-containing protein yields the protein MKTWLTSILICPACLPLEKGLQLKADSQEDDDVLEGTLNCPECLKEYPIREGIAMVHPQQDTIKDSGSKYENSSVVSSYLWSHYCDLLEDPEGSSAYKDWAEQMHADTGGCLDMGSAVGRFTFDMASRFDFALGIDNSVAFIRAARELMTRRQVQFELVQEGILSRKETLTLPDEWQTRNIEFIVADAMALPFATGTFSALASLNMVDKLPLPLKHLQEAGRLAHRKKAQFLLSDPFSWSEQSADRQYWLGGKPEGDFAGYGLDNIAKWLERPRDNPGPGWNIEKKGHVWWKIRTHRNHYELIRSCYVKAFR from the coding sequence ATGAAAACCTGGCTTACTTCAATATTGATCTGCCCGGCCTGCCTGCCCCTGGAAAAGGGGTTGCAGCTCAAAGCAGACTCTCAGGAAGATGACGATGTTTTAGAAGGAACCCTCAACTGCCCGGAATGCCTGAAAGAATATCCCATACGGGAAGGCATCGCCATGGTACACCCGCAGCAGGACACGATTAAAGATTCCGGATCAAAATATGAAAACTCTTCCGTGGTCTCATCCTATCTCTGGAGTCACTACTGCGACCTGCTTGAAGACCCCGAGGGCAGCAGCGCCTACAAGGACTGGGCAGAGCAAATGCACGCGGATACCGGGGGCTGCCTGGATATGGGCTCAGCCGTGGGCAGATTTACCTTTGACATGGCCTCCAGGTTTGATTTTGCCCTGGGCATAGATAATTCCGTGGCCTTTATCCGGGCGGCCAGGGAACTCATGACCCGGAGACAGGTGCAATTTGAGCTTGTTCAGGAGGGTATTTTGTCCCGGAAAGAGACACTGACCCTGCCGGATGAATGGCAGACCAGAAACATTGAGTTCATAGTGGCCGACGCCATGGCCCTGCCTTTCGCCACGGGCACTTTTTCCGCCCTGGCCTCCCTGAATATGGTAGATAAATTGCCCCTGCCCCTGAAGCACCTGCAGGAAGCCGGGAGGCTGGCCCACAGGAAAAAGGCCCAGTTCCTGCTCTCAGACCCCTTTTCCTGGTCCGAGCAGAGCGCTGACCGGCAATACTGGCTGGGAGGCAAGCCCGAGGGAGACTTTGCCGGCTACGGACTGGATAACATTGCAAAATGGCTTGAACGTCCCCGGGACAATCCCGGACCGGGATGGAATATCGAAAAAAAAGGTCACGTCTGGTGGAAAATCCGCACCCACCGCAATCACTACGAACTTATCCGCAGCTGCTACGTCAAGGCTTTCAGGTGA